A window of the Pelagicoccus enzymogenes genome harbors these coding sequences:
- the flhA gene encoding flagellar biosynthesis protein FlhA — translation MSDSAAQSFSPAKLLDFLKRGDTALVACLFGTVLLLVLPLPPMMLDVLLAASVGASLLILLIIVYVKEPSEFSGFPTVLLGVTLFRLGLNVASTRLILLDGYAGSVIDSFGSFVVRNNYLVGTVIFLILVAINFIVITKGAGRIAEVAARFTLDAMPGKQMAIDAELNAGIIDEVKATKRREKVQKEADFYGSMDGASKFVRGDATAGILITAINVLGGIAIGMWQQDMSFQEALQRFTLLSIGDGLVSQIPALVISLAAGLLVTRNSGEDEDLGSQIGGQVAAYPKALGVLAGMLGLFGIIPGMPFIPFFIMAAGVGAGAVALNRVQGKKKEEEKRKEVEEKAQARQGGGGQGGEAVDPNASKHLPAEFEKLIEVDVFALEIGFNLLSLADKAQGGDLLERVTGVRKTLARELGIVVPPIAVRDNMELEGQEYRFLLHDKEVARGEVMPNRWMAMNVTGSDVELAGIPTKEPVFGIEAVWVDEDEKKSAEINGFSVVDAASVLITHLSECLKNNAHHLLSRQDTQKLVDHVEETHPALVQELMPDLVSIGTIHRVFQNLLKEGVAIRNLTLILEGIGDFAPISKNPDDLSEYVRRRTGEFFVAEYESEKGVLKAITMDPRLEQVLASKVQRTNTDYTLSLDPKLAQYLLRELAIKANDQIENGLLPILVTAAEIRLPFKRFFEPSLPKLNILSYQELPSSTEIMNHAIILFPDFAQQDMQARAQANGATEAAANGPMAASFQPN, via the coding sequence ATGAGCGATTCCGCAGCACAGTCCTTTTCTCCCGCAAAGCTCCTCGACTTCCTCAAGCGTGGCGACACCGCTCTGGTGGCCTGTTTGTTCGGCACGGTCCTCTTGCTGGTATTGCCGCTTCCGCCCATGATGCTGGACGTCTTGCTGGCGGCCAGCGTGGGAGCGTCCTTGCTGATCTTGCTCATCATCGTCTACGTGAAGGAACCTTCCGAGTTCTCGGGCTTCCCCACGGTGCTGCTGGGCGTAACTTTGTTCCGATTGGGGCTGAACGTGGCCTCGACTCGCTTGATTCTCCTCGATGGCTATGCCGGTAGCGTGATCGACTCTTTCGGTTCCTTTGTAGTGAGAAACAACTATCTCGTGGGAACGGTTATCTTCCTCATCCTGGTCGCGATCAACTTCATCGTTATCACCAAGGGCGCGGGGCGTATCGCGGAAGTTGCGGCCCGCTTCACCTTGGACGCGATGCCAGGTAAGCAGATGGCGATCGACGCGGAGCTCAACGCGGGCATCATCGACGAGGTCAAGGCCACCAAGCGCCGCGAGAAGGTGCAGAAGGAGGCGGACTTCTACGGTTCCATGGACGGTGCCAGCAAGTTCGTTCGCGGTGACGCGACCGCAGGTATTCTGATCACAGCTATCAACGTGCTGGGCGGTATCGCCATCGGCATGTGGCAGCAGGACATGAGCTTTCAGGAAGCGCTGCAACGCTTCACGCTTCTCTCGATTGGTGACGGATTGGTTTCGCAGATTCCAGCTCTAGTCATCTCTCTCGCGGCCGGTCTTTTGGTCACTCGCAACTCGGGTGAAGACGAAGACCTTGGTTCGCAAATCGGCGGTCAGGTGGCCGCTTATCCGAAGGCCCTCGGCGTGCTAGCAGGCATGTTGGGACTGTTCGGAATCATACCGGGAATGCCGTTTATTCCTTTCTTCATCATGGCGGCGGGTGTCGGAGCTGGGGCAGTAGCCCTGAACCGCGTCCAAGGCAAGAAGAAGGAAGAGGAGAAGCGGAAGGAAGTCGAAGAAAAGGCTCAGGCTCGCCAAGGCGGCGGTGGCCAGGGTGGGGAAGCGGTGGATCCCAACGCTTCCAAGCACCTGCCAGCCGAGTTTGAAAAGTTAATCGAAGTAGATGTGTTTGCCCTAGAAATTGGATTTAATCTTCTCTCCCTCGCCGACAAGGCCCAAGGCGGCGACCTTTTGGAGCGCGTGACGGGAGTTCGCAAAACCTTGGCTCGCGAGCTTGGCATCGTGGTGCCGCCGATCGCAGTGCGCGACAACATGGAGCTGGAAGGGCAGGAGTACCGTTTCCTCTTGCACGACAAGGAAGTGGCTCGAGGCGAGGTGATGCCAAACCGCTGGATGGCTATGAACGTGACCGGCAGCGACGTGGAGTTGGCAGGCATTCCGACCAAGGAACCGGTGTTCGGCATCGAGGCGGTTTGGGTCGACGAGGACGAAAAGAAGAGCGCCGAGATCAACGGCTTCTCCGTAGTGGATGCGGCATCCGTGCTCATCACGCATCTTTCCGAATGCCTCAAGAACAACGCCCACCATTTGCTCAGCCGTCAGGATACCCAAAAGTTGGTGGACCATGTCGAGGAGACTCATCCGGCGCTCGTACAGGAGCTTATGCCGGATCTCGTATCCATCGGAACGATACATCGCGTTTTCCAAAATCTACTCAAGGAAGGCGTGGCCATTCGGAACCTAACTTTGATCCTCGAAGGAATAGGGGATTTCGCTCCCATTTCCAAGAATCCAGACGATCTGTCCGAGTACGTTCGCCGTCGCACTGGAGAATTCTTCGTGGCCGAGTATGAGTCGGAGAAGGGCGTATTGAAGGCGATCACCATGGATCCGCGCCTCGAGCAGGTACTGGCCTCTAAGGTGCAACGCACAAATACCGACTACACGCTTTCCCTAGATCCCAAGCTCGCGCAGTACCTACTGCGAGAGCTGGCCATAAAGGCTAATGACCAGATCGAAAACGGTCTGCTACCTATTCTGGTAACGGCGGCTGAAATACGCTTGCCCTTCAAGAGATTCTTCGAACCTTCGCTGCCCAAGCTCAACATCCTGAGTTACCAGGAGCTTCCGTCGAGCACCGAGATTATGAACCACGCCATCATACTGTTCCCGGATTTTGCTCAGCAGGACATGCAGGCGAGGGCTCAGGCGAACGGCGCCACCGAAGCAGCTGCCAACGGCCCGATGGCTGCGAGCTTCCAGCCTAATTGA
- a CDS encoding EscU/YscU/HrcU family type III secretion system export apparatus switch protein, with amino-acid sequence MADTDKDSKTEKPTDKKLNEARSEGNMPQAQEVGVTFTLLAGLLVVMFMGRSLVTQVFDVSSTLFGNLSSVDLSVDNISYFFNEIIVMLGKMSAPFLVTAMVAGIIAGGLQTKFRLTPKALGIKFNKLNPINGAKNIMSKDVLVRFGIDLLKMAAMGLILWVAMRKIIKDPIFYAEIDIKHVGLFITDTLVYVFIRLTVAVGIIAIISYLWQHKKTMDGLKMTKEEVKQERKDQDMSPEVRKARMQMAMRLMQGQMLDDVATADVVVTNPTHYAVALKYERGIDSAPMVLAKGENAFAQRIKAVAAEHGVPVVENKMVARMLYKVSQVGSPIPMEMFQSVAEILAFVYKTHRYYFHKLKARRAALKKTK; translated from the coding sequence ATGGCTGATACGGATAAGGATTCAAAGACAGAGAAGCCCACAGACAAGAAGCTGAACGAAGCGCGCAGCGAGGGTAACATGCCGCAAGCTCAGGAGGTGGGCGTTACCTTCACCTTGTTAGCGGGCTTGTTGGTGGTGATGTTCATGGGGCGTTCCTTGGTCACTCAAGTGTTCGATGTCTCGTCCACCTTGTTCGGAAACCTTTCCTCTGTTGATCTCTCGGTCGACAACATCAGCTACTTTTTCAACGAGATCATCGTAATGCTGGGCAAGATGTCGGCTCCCTTCCTGGTCACCGCCATGGTGGCTGGTATCATAGCAGGAGGCTTGCAAACCAAGTTCCGCCTGACTCCCAAGGCCTTGGGCATCAAGTTCAACAAGCTCAACCCCATCAACGGCGCCAAGAACATCATGTCCAAGGACGTGCTGGTACGCTTCGGGATCGACCTGTTGAAGATGGCGGCCATGGGACTGATCCTGTGGGTAGCGATGCGCAAGATCATCAAGGACCCGATCTTCTACGCTGAAATCGACATCAAGCACGTCGGCCTCTTCATCACTGATACCTTGGTCTACGTCTTCATTCGCTTGACGGTGGCAGTCGGCATCATCGCCATCATATCCTACCTCTGGCAGCACAAGAAGACGATGGACGGGCTCAAGATGACCAAGGAAGAGGTCAAGCAGGAGCGCAAGGACCAGGACATGAGCCCGGAGGTGCGCAAGGCTCGCATGCAGATGGCGATGCGCCTGATGCAGGGGCAGATGCTCGACGACGTGGCCACGGCGGATGTCGTAGTGACAAATCCGACACACTATGCGGTCGCTTTGAAGTACGAGCGAGGCATCGATTCCGCTCCGATGGTTTTGGCCAAGGGCGAAAACGCCTTTGCCCAGCGCATCAAGGCCGTTGCGGCCGAGCATGGCGTACCCGTGGTGGAAAACAAGATGGTCGCCCGCATGCTCTACAAGGTTTCCCAGGTCGGCTCTCCGATCCCGATGGAGATGTTTCAGTCGGTGGCTGAAATTCTCGCCTTCGTCTACAAGACGCACCGCTACTACTTCCACAAGCTCAAGGCCCGTCGCGCCGCCCTCAAGAAGACCAAATAA